The proteins below come from a single Streptomyces tubercidicus genomic window:
- the secF gene encoding protein translocase subunit SecF → MSKLGNIGARLYRGEVGYDFIGKRKIWYGISILITITAIVGLAVRGLNMGIEFSGGAVFTTPETSVSAESARHQAESAAGGHQAMVQKLGGGALRIQISGLDTQQALPVQEELAKDLNVPVKDVNTQLVGPSWGEQIANKAWLGLGIFMVLVVLYLAIAFEWRMALAALIALIHDLTITVGVYALVGFEVTPGTVIGLLTILGYSLYDTVVVFDSLKEASKDITKQTRFTYGEIANRSINSTLVRSINTTVVALLPVAGLLFVGGGVLGAGMLNDISLALFVGLAAGAYSSIFIATPLVADLKNREPQMKALAKRVKAKRAAAAAKDAGQEDTEESAPAAADAEDGAAVVGPRQQPASRNRGRGRPSGKRR, encoded by the coding sequence ATGTCCAAGCTCGGAAACATCGGCGCCCGGCTCTACCGCGGCGAGGTCGGCTACGACTTCATCGGCAAGCGGAAGATCTGGTACGGCATCTCGATCCTCATCACCATCACGGCCATCGTCGGCCTGGCGGTGCGCGGTCTGAACATGGGCATCGAGTTCTCCGGCGGTGCGGTCTTCACCACCCCGGAGACCTCCGTATCCGCCGAGTCGGCCCGGCACCAGGCCGAATCGGCGGCGGGCGGACACCAGGCCATGGTGCAGAAGCTCGGCGGCGGTGCGCTGCGTATCCAGATCAGCGGTCTGGACACCCAGCAGGCGCTGCCGGTCCAGGAAGAGCTCGCCAAGGACCTGAACGTCCCGGTCAAGGACGTCAACACCCAGTTGGTCGGCCCGAGCTGGGGTGAGCAGATCGCCAACAAGGCCTGGCTGGGCCTGGGGATCTTCATGGTCCTCGTGGTGCTCTATCTGGCGATCGCCTTCGAGTGGCGGATGGCGCTCGCCGCCCTGATCGCGCTGATCCACGACCTCACGATCACGGTCGGCGTCTACGCCCTGGTCGGCTTCGAGGTCACCCCCGGCACGGTCATCGGTCTGCTGACCATCCTTGGTTACTCCCTGTACGACACGGTCGTCGTCTTCGACAGCCTCAAGGAAGCGTCCAAGGACATCACCAAGCAGACCCGCTTCACGTACGGCGAGATCGCCAACCGCTCGATCAACAGCACCCTGGTGCGGTCGATCAACACGACGGTCGTGGCGCTGCTCCCGGTCGCCGGTCTGCTCTTCGTCGGTGGCGGTGTGCTGGGCGCGGGCATGCTCAACGACATCTCGCTGGCCCTGTTCGTCGGTCTCGCCGCCGGTGCCTACTCGTCGATCTTCATCGCGACTCCGCTGGTCGCCGATCTGAAGAACCGTGAGCCGCAGATGAAGGCGCTGGCCAAGCGGGTCAAGGCGAAGCGCGCCGCGGCCGCGGCCAAGGACGCGGGCCAGGAGGACACCGAGGAGTCGGCCCCCGCCGCGGCGGACGCCGAGGACGGTGCCGCGGTCGTCGGCCCCCGCCAGCAGCCCGCATCCCGTAACCGCGGACGCGGCCGCCCCTCGGGCAAGCGCCGGTGA
- a CDS encoding adenine phosphoribosyltransferase: MSAPAELRELLLSRITDIPDHPQPGVVFKDITPLLADPAAFGALTEAFAELCGRHRVDKIVGLEARGFILAAPVAVRAGVGFVPVRKAGKLPGTTLGQTYELEYGTAEIEIHTDALAPGDRVLVIDDVLATGGTADASLQLIRRAGAEVAGLAVLLELGFLAGRQRLEPGLKGAPLEALITV; the protein is encoded by the coding sequence GTGAGCGCCCCGGCGGAACTGCGTGAGCTCCTGCTCAGCCGGATCACCGACATCCCGGATCACCCGCAGCCGGGTGTGGTGTTCAAGGACATCACCCCGCTGCTGGCCGACCCGGCCGCCTTCGGCGCGCTGACCGAGGCGTTCGCCGAGCTGTGCGGGCGGCACCGGGTGGACAAGATCGTGGGCCTGGAGGCGCGCGGGTTCATACTCGCCGCTCCGGTCGCGGTCCGGGCCGGGGTCGGCTTCGTCCCCGTCCGCAAGGCGGGCAAGCTGCCCGGCACGACGCTCGGCCAGACCTACGAGCTGGAGTACGGCACGGCCGAGATCGAGATCCACACCGACGCACTGGCCCCGGGCGACCGGGTACTGGTGATCGATGACGTCCTCGCCACCGGCGGTACGGCTGACGCCTCGCTGCAGCTGATCCGCCGCGCGGGCGCCGAGGTCGCGGGCCTGGCCGTGCTGCTGGAGCTCGGCTTCCTCGCCGGGCGGCAGCGGCTGGAGCCGGGCCTGAAGGGCGCTCCGCTGGAGGCCCTGATCACGGTCTGA
- a CDS encoding RelA/SpoT family protein, whose amino-acid sequence MPDEAQPLSPGLRPTGSDAARPDEPKPRDVASPDAAQPERQGAPDGTATPRPPAGPTSASPAPAERPSTATGPGPAASSSPRGSAPSRAPKPPAKADQPASAKPLPPTPAGRSGSPNRVRARLARLGVQRSSPYNPVLEPLLRAVRGNDPKIETATLRQVERAYQVAERWHRGQKRKSGDPYITHPLAVTTILAELGMDPATLMAGLLHDTVEDTEYGLDTLRRDFGDQVALLVDGVTKLDKVKFGEAAQAETVRKMVVAMAKDPRVLVIKLADRLHNMRTMRYLKREKQEKKARETLEIYAPLAHRLGMNTIKWELEDLSFAILYPKMYDEIVRLVAERAPKRDEYLAIVTDEVQTDLRSARIKATVTGRPKHYYSVYQKMIVRGRDFAEIYDLVGIRVLVDTVRDCYAALGTIHARWNPVPGRFKDYIAMPKFNMYQSLHTTVIGPSGKPVELQIRTFDMHRRAEYGIAAHWKYKQEAVAGASKIRTDIPKNAGKGQDTVNDMAWLRQLLDWQKETEDPGEFLESLRFDLSRNEVFVFTPKGDVIALPAGATPVDFAYAVHTEVGHRTIGARVNGRLVPLESTLDNGDLVEVFTSKATGAGPSRDWLGFVKSPRARNKIRGWFSKERRDEAIEQGKDAIARAMRKQNLPIQRILTGDSLVTLAHEMRYPDISSLYAAIGEGHVAAQGVVQKLVQALGGQDEATEDIAESTPIRPRSKRRSSADPGVVVKGVDDVWVKLARCCTPVPGDPIIGFVTRGNGVSVHRADCVNVDSLSRQPERILDVEWAPTQSSVFLVAIQVEALDRSRLLSDVTRILSDQHVNILSAAVQTSRDRVATSRFTFEMGDPKHLGHVLKAVRSVEGVYDVYRVTSARRP is encoded by the coding sequence TTGCCAGACGAGGCCCAGCCGCTCTCCCCCGGACTGCGTCCGACGGGATCCGACGCCGCGCGCCCGGACGAGCCGAAGCCCAGGGACGTGGCTTCCCCGGACGCTGCCCAGCCAGAGCGGCAGGGCGCGCCCGACGGCACCGCCACGCCCCGGCCGCCGGCCGGCCCCACCTCCGCGTCACCGGCGCCCGCCGAGCGGCCCTCCACGGCGACCGGGCCGGGGCCCGCCGCCTCCTCGTCCCCGCGGGGCTCCGCGCCGTCCCGGGCGCCCAAGCCGCCCGCCAAGGCCGACCAGCCCGCCTCGGCCAAGCCGCTGCCGCCCACCCCCGCCGGCCGCTCCGGCTCGCCCAACCGGGTACGCGCCCGCCTGGCCCGTCTCGGCGTCCAGCGCTCCAGCCCGTACAACCCGGTCCTGGAGCCGCTGCTGCGGGCCGTCCGCGGCAATGACCCCAAGATCGAGACCGCCACGCTGCGCCAGGTCGAGCGGGCCTACCAGGTCGCCGAGCGCTGGCACCGCGGCCAGAAGCGCAAGAGCGGCGACCCGTACATCACCCACCCGCTCGCGGTCACCACCATCCTCGCCGAGCTGGGCATGGACCCGGCCACGCTGATGGCGGGCCTGCTGCACGACACCGTCGAGGACACCGAGTACGGGCTCGACACCCTCCGCCGCGACTTCGGTGACCAGGTCGCGCTGCTGGTCGACGGCGTCACCAAGCTGGACAAGGTCAAGTTCGGTGAGGCCGCGCAGGCCGAGACCGTCCGCAAGATGGTCGTCGCGATGGCCAAGGACCCGCGCGTCCTGGTGATCAAGCTCGCCGACCGGCTGCACAACATGCGCACCATGCGCTACCTCAAGCGGGAGAAGCAGGAGAAGAAGGCCCGCGAGACGCTGGAGATCTACGCTCCGCTCGCCCACCGCCTGGGCATGAACACCATCAAGTGGGAGCTGGAGGATCTGTCCTTCGCGATCCTCTACCCCAAGATGTACGACGAGATCGTGCGGCTGGTCGCCGAACGGGCGCCCAAGCGTGACGAGTATCTGGCCATAGTGACCGACGAGGTCCAGACCGATCTGCGCTCCGCCCGGATCAAGGCCACCGTCACCGGCCGCCCGAAGCACTACTACAGCGTCTACCAGAAGATGATCGTGCGCGGCCGCGACTTCGCCGAGATCTACGACCTGGTGGGCATCCGCGTCCTCGTCGACACCGTCCGCGACTGCTATGCCGCGCTCGGCACCATCCACGCGCGATGGAACCCGGTCCCCGGCCGGTTCAAGGACTACATCGCGATGCCGAAGTTCAACATGTACCAGTCGCTGCACACGACCGTGATCGGCCCCAGCGGCAAGCCCGTTGAGCTCCAGATCCGTACGTTCGACATGCACCGCCGCGCCGAGTACGGCATCGCCGCGCACTGGAAGTACAAGCAGGAAGCGGTCGCCGGCGCCTCCAAGATCCGTACGGACATCCCCAAGAACGCCGGCAAGGGCCAGGACACCGTCAACGACATGGCCTGGCTGCGGCAATTGCTGGACTGGCAGAAGGAGACCGAGGACCCCGGCGAGTTCCTGGAGTCGCTGCGCTTCGACCTGTCCCGCAACGAGGTCTTCGTCTTCACGCCGAAGGGCGATGTCATAGCGCTGCCGGCCGGTGCCACCCCCGTCGACTTCGCGTACGCGGTGCACACCGAGGTCGGCCACCGCACGATAGGGGCGCGGGTCAACGGCCGCCTGGTCCCGCTCGAATCGACCCTGGACAACGGCGACTTGGTGGAGGTCTTCACCTCCAAGGCGACCGGTGCCGGGCCGTCGCGCGACTGGCTCGGCTTCGTCAAGTCCCCGCGTGCCCGCAACAAGATCCGCGGCTGGTTCTCCAAGGAGCGCCGGGACGAGGCCATCGAGCAGGGCAAGGACGCCATCGCGCGCGCCATGCGCAAGCAGAACCTGCCGATCCAGCGGATTCTGACCGGCGACTCCCTGGTCACCCTCGCGCACGAGATGCGCTACCCCGACATCTCCTCGCTGTACGCAGCGATCGGCGAGGGCCATGTCGCCGCGCAGGGCGTCGTCCAGAAGCTGGTGCAGGCACTCGGCGGCCAGGACGAGGCCACCGAGGACATCGCCGAGTCCACCCCGATCCGGCCGCGCTCCAAGCGCCGTTCCAGCGCGGACCCGGGTGTGGTCGTCAAGGGCGTCGACGATGTGTGGGTCAAGCTGGCCCGCTGCTGTACGCCGGTGCCGGGCGACCCGATCATCGGCTTCGTCACCCGCGGCAACGGCGTCTCGGTGCACCGCGCCGACTGCGTCAACGTCGACTCGCTGTCCCGGCAGCCCGAGCGGATACTCGACGTCGAGTGGGCGCCCACCCAGTCCTCGGTCTTCCTGGTCGCCATCCAGGTCGAGGCCCTGGACCGCTCCCGGCTCCTCTCGGACGTCACCCGGATCCTGTCCGACCAGCACGTCAACATCCTCTCCGCGGCCGTCCAGACCTCCCGCGACCGCGTCGCCACCTCCCGCTTCACCTTCGAGATGGGCGACCCCAAGCATCTGGGGCACGTCCTGAAGGCCGTACGGAGCGTGGAGGGCGTGTACGACGTGTACCGGGTGACGTCGGCCCGCAGGCCGTAA
- a CDS encoding DUF349 domain-containing protein yields the protein MSSDPWGRVDETGTVYVRTADGEQVVGSWQAGTPEEALAYFERKYEGLVVEIGLLERRVKTTDLSAKDATTAIDHLRTQVDEHHAVGDLDALRKRLDKLVEAVESRREERKAQKARQSNEARQAKEKLVAEAEELAASEQWRAAGERLRALVDTWKGLPRLDRKADDELWHRFSHARSAFSKRRKAHFASLDAQREESRKAKEKLVAEAEALSNSTDWGATAARYRELMADWKAAGRAQREHEDDLWNRFRGAQDVFFQARGEVFAERDAEQRENLTRKEELVVEAEKLLPVSDLKAARAAFRSINERWEAIGHVPRDARPKIEGRMHAVERAIQEAEESEWRRTNPEARARAAGLTGQLQDAVDKLEKQIDTARAAGNDAKADKLGRELEGRKALLDQALKGLEEFGG from the coding sequence GTGAGCAGCGACCCATGGGGCCGCGTCGACGAGACGGGGACCGTGTACGTGCGTACCGCCGATGGCGAGCAGGTCGTCGGATCGTGGCAGGCGGGAACTCCCGAGGAGGCCCTCGCCTACTTCGAGCGCAAGTATGAGGGCCTGGTCGTCGAGATCGGCCTCCTCGAACGCCGGGTCAAGACCACCGACCTGTCGGCGAAGGACGCCACGACCGCGATCGATCATCTGCGCACCCAGGTCGACGAACACCATGCGGTGGGCGATCTGGACGCGCTGCGCAAGCGGCTCGACAAGCTCGTCGAGGCCGTCGAATCGCGTCGCGAGGAGCGCAAGGCCCAGAAGGCACGGCAGAGCAACGAGGCACGGCAGGCCAAGGAGAAGCTGGTCGCCGAGGCCGAGGAGCTGGCCGCCAGTGAGCAGTGGCGGGCGGCCGGTGAACGGCTGCGCGCGCTGGTCGACACCTGGAAGGGCCTGCCGCGGCTCGACCGCAAGGCGGACGACGAACTCTGGCACCGCTTCTCGCATGCCCGGTCGGCGTTCTCCAAGCGGCGCAAGGCGCACTTCGCGTCGCTGGACGCGCAGCGCGAGGAGTCCCGTAAGGCGAAGGAGAAGCTGGTCGCCGAGGCCGAGGCGCTGTCGAACTCGACGGACTGGGGGGCCACCGCGGCCCGCTACCGCGAGCTGATGGCGGACTGGAAGGCGGCCGGACGGGCCCAGCGCGAGCACGAGGACGATCTGTGGAACCGTTTCCGCGGCGCCCAGGACGTCTTCTTCCAGGCGCGCGGTGAGGTCTTCGCGGAGCGCGATGCCGAGCAGCGGGAGAATCTGACCCGCAAGGAGGAGCTGGTCGTCGAGGCCGAGAAGCTGCTGCCCGTCTCGGATCTGAAGGCGGCGCGGGCGGCGTTCCGCTCGATCAATGAGCGGTGGGAGGCCATCGGCCATGTGCCGCGGGACGCCCGCCCGAAGATCGAGGGCCGGATGCACGCCGTCGAGCGGGCCATCCAGGAGGCCGAGGAGAGCGAGTGGCGCCGGACGAACCCTGAGGCGCGGGCCCGCGCCGCGGGGCTGACCGGCCAGCTCCAGGACGCGGTCGACAAGCTGGAGAAGCAGATCGACACGGCGCGGGCGGCCGGCAACGACGCCAAGGCCGACAAGCTCGGCCGTGAGCTGGAGGGCCGCAAGGCACTGCTGGACCAGGCGCTGAAGGGCCTGGAGGAGTTCGGCGGCTGA